The following proteins are encoded in a genomic region of Burkholderia gladioli:
- a CDS encoding OpgC domain-containing protein, producing MALSDARPPVPPARSGRLIEIDFFRGIVLLMIVVDHIGGSMISKITLHSYALCDAAEVFVFLGGFAAASAFVAMSERHGTDVARRRFLRRAVQIYRAFLATTTLMLVVSAVLDHFGIESPNLALDDVSVMLATPLTGLVEVLTFQRQPYLASVLPMYVLFALATPAIVPLARRWPAWLFAGSLASWLASRWLGAELLDTPSFKWSFNPFAWQLMFVLGALVRCQPVYRSLAARPGGAVLTGIALGVVAVCAYYKLFSGLPLPEGLLKRDLAWSRVVSFLAIAWLMADLMRLGWVGKLARAVQPVVAVGQRGLVCYVVGTAISLTLDSLLHRAALSPHFSPIGIGFAADAIALGCLLTLASSGGWWQRLRRVPA from the coding sequence ATGGCGCTGAGCGATGCGCGCCCGCCGGTGCCGCCCGCGCGTTCCGGCCGCCTGATCGAAATCGATTTCTTCCGCGGCATCGTGCTGCTGATGATCGTGGTCGACCACATCGGCGGCAGCATGATCTCGAAGATCACGCTGCATTCCTACGCGCTCTGCGACGCGGCCGAGGTGTTCGTGTTCCTCGGCGGTTTCGCGGCGGCCAGCGCCTTCGTGGCGATGTCGGAGCGGCACGGCACCGACGTGGCGCGGCGCCGTTTCCTGCGGCGCGCGGTGCAGATCTATCGCGCCTTTCTCGCCACCACCACGCTGATGCTGGTGGTCTCGGCGGTGCTCGACCACTTCGGCATCGAGTCGCCGAACCTCGCGCTCGACGACGTCAGCGTGATGCTGGCCACGCCGCTCACCGGCCTGGTCGAGGTGCTGACCTTCCAGCGCCAGCCCTACCTGGCCTCGGTGCTGCCGATGTACGTGCTGTTCGCGCTGGCCACGCCGGCCATCGTGCCGCTCGCGCGGCGCTGGCCGGCCTGGCTGTTCGCCGGCAGCCTCGCGTCCTGGCTGGCCTCGCGCTGGCTCGGTGCCGAGCTGCTCGACACGCCTTCGTTCAAGTGGAGCTTCAATCCCTTCGCCTGGCAGCTGATGTTCGTGCTCGGCGCGCTGGTGCGCTGCCAGCCGGTCTATCGCAGCCTGGCCGCGCGGCCGGGCGGCGCGGTGCTGACCGGCATCGCGCTCGGCGTGGTGGCCGTGTGCGCCTACTACAAGCTGTTCTCCGGGCTGCCGCTGCCCGAGGGCCTGCTCAAGCGCGACCTCGCCTGGTCGCGGGTGGTCAGCTTCCTGGCGATCGCCTGGCTGATGGCCGACCTGATGCGCCTGGGCTGGGTCGGCAAGCTCGCGCGCGCGGTGCAGCCGGTGGTGGCGGTCGGGCAGCGCGGGCTGGTCTGCTACGTGGTGGGCACGGCGATCTCGCTGACGCTCGATTCGCTGCTGCATCGCGCTGCGCTGAGCCCGCACTTCTCGCCGATCGGCATCGGCTTCGCGGCCGACGCGATCGCGCTCGGCTGCCTGCTGACGCTGGCGAGTTCGGGAGGATGGTGGCAGCGGCTGCGGCGCGTGCCGGCCTGA
- the rarD gene encoding EamA family transporter RarD, whose translation MIQDFPEARRGLTLSVAASALFALMSVYAKLLAPLTGLDIFAWRIVWTLPGALALVAMRGRFGELLRFVRRLFGERRIALMVLAGTAMLGVQLWLFLWAPLHGRMLEVSLGYFLLPLTMVLVGRFVYRESLSLLQWCAIAFAALGVLHEVWATRAFAWPTLLVALGYPPYFMLRRRIDIEPLTLFAVEMIALLPVALLTLATVGTPLAGHTLLAAVLLPGLGVLSTLALGCYLKASRMLPMALFGILGYVEPVLIVAVAVLLLGESLSAQQLGTYGPIWVAVALTAWHSYLVMRRVRAH comes from the coding sequence ATGATTCAGGATTTCCCGGAAGCCCGGCGCGGCCTCACGCTGTCGGTGGCGGCTTCCGCCTTGTTCGCCTTGATGTCGGTGTACGCCAAGCTGCTGGCGCCGCTCACCGGCCTCGACATCTTCGCCTGGCGCATCGTCTGGACCTTGCCCGGCGCGCTCGCGCTGGTGGCCATGCGCGGCCGTTTCGGCGAGCTGCTCCGCTTCGTGCGGCGCCTGTTCGGCGAGCGCCGCATCGCGCTCATGGTGCTGGCCGGCACCGCGATGCTCGGCGTGCAGCTGTGGCTGTTCCTGTGGGCGCCGCTGCACGGGCGCATGCTCGAGGTCTCGCTCGGCTACTTTCTCCTGCCGCTGACCATGGTGCTGGTCGGCCGCTTCGTCTATCGCGAATCGCTGAGCCTCCTGCAATGGTGCGCGATCGCCTTCGCGGCGCTGGGCGTGCTGCACGAAGTGTGGGCCACGCGCGCCTTCGCCTGGCCGACGCTGCTGGTCGCGCTCGGCTATCCGCCCTATTTCATGCTGCGCCGGCGTATCGACATCGAACCGCTCACGCTGTTCGCGGTCGAGATGATCGCGCTGCTGCCGGTGGCGCTGCTCACGCTGGCCACGGTCGGCACGCCGCTGGCCGGCCACACGCTGCTGGCCGCCGTGCTGCTGCCCGGCCTCGGCGTGCTCTCGACGCTCGCGCTGGGCTGCTACCTGAAGGCGAGCCGGATGCTGCCGATGGCGCTGTTCGGCATCCTCGGCTACGTCGAGCCGGTGCTGATCGTGGCGGTGGCCGTGCTGCTGCTCGGCGAATCGCTGAGCGCGCAACAGCTCGGCACCTACGGGCCGATCTGGGTGGCGGTGGCGCTGACGGCCTGGCATAGCTACCTGGTGATGCGTCGCGTGCGGGCCCACTGA
- a CDS encoding acylphosphatase — translation MSGKDLDERVETIYVRVRGVVQGVGFRHATVREAHALKLRGWVANLEDGSVEAMIQGPAAQIDRMLAWLRHGPPAARVSEVEFEERRTDKRFERFQQN, via the coding sequence ATGAGCGGCAAGGATCTCGACGAACGGGTGGAAACGATCTACGTGCGGGTGCGTGGCGTCGTGCAGGGCGTCGGCTTTCGCCATGCGACCGTGCGCGAGGCCCACGCGCTGAAGCTGCGCGGCTGGGTCGCCAATCTCGAGGACGGCTCGGTGGAGGCGATGATCCAGGGCCCCGCCGCGCAGATCGACCGGATGCTGGCCTGGCTGCGGCACGGGCCGCCGGCGGCGCGCGTGAGCGAGGTCGAGTTCGAGGAGCGGCGGACCGACAAGCGTTTCGAGCGTTTCCAGCAGAACTGA
- the hpnA gene encoding hopanoid-associated sugar epimerase, translating to MTDTQRDLVLVTGASGFVGSAVARIAQAKGYAVRVLVRASSPRTNLAELDAEIVTGDMRDEASMRAALRGVRYLLHVAADYRLWAPDPLEIERANLEGAVATMRAALAEGVERIVYTSSVATLKVTGSGASTDETSPLTAEQAIGVYKRSKVLAERAVERMIAEHGLPAVIVNPSTPIGPRDVKPTPTGRIIVEAATGKIPAFVDTGLNLVHVDDVAQGHFLALEKGRVGERYILGGENLPLQQMLADIAGMTNRKPPTIALPRAPLYPIAYAAEAIAKFTKREPFVTVDGLKMSKNKMYFTSAKAERELGYRARPYRDGLRDALDWFREAGYLKR from the coding sequence ATGACAGACACACAACGCGATCTCGTACTCGTCACCGGCGCGTCCGGCTTCGTCGGCTCCGCCGTCGCGCGCATCGCGCAGGCCAAGGGTTATGCCGTGCGCGTGCTGGTGCGCGCCTCGAGCCCGCGCACCAACCTCGCCGAACTCGACGCCGAGATCGTCACGGGCGACATGCGCGACGAGGCCTCGATGCGCGCCGCGCTGCGCGGGGTGCGCTACCTGCTGCACGTGGCCGCCGACTACCGGCTGTGGGCACCCGACCCGCTCGAGATCGAGCGCGCCAACCTGGAGGGCGCGGTGGCCACCATGCGCGCCGCGCTGGCCGAGGGCGTCGAGCGCATCGTGTACACCAGCAGCGTCGCCACGCTCAAGGTGACCGGCTCGGGCGCCTCGACCGACGAAACCTCGCCGCTCACCGCCGAGCAGGCGATCGGCGTCTACAAGCGCAGCAAGGTGCTGGCCGAGCGCGCGGTGGAGCGGATGATCGCCGAACACGGGCTGCCGGCCGTGATCGTCAATCCGTCCACGCCGATCGGCCCGCGCGACGTCAAGCCGACGCCGACCGGGCGCATCATCGTCGAGGCCGCCACCGGCAAGATCCCCGCCTTCGTCGATACCGGCCTGAACCTGGTCCATGTCGACGACGTCGCCCAGGGCCATTTCCTCGCGCTGGAGAAAGGCCGCGTCGGCGAGCGCTACATCCTCGGCGGCGAGAACCTGCCGCTGCAGCAGATGCTGGCCGACATCGCCGGCATGACCAACCGCAAGCCGCCCACCATCGCGCTGCCGCGCGCGCCGCTCTACCCGATCGCCTACGCGGCCGAGGCCATCGCCAAGTTCACCAAGCGCGAACCCTTCGTGACGGTGGACGGTCTGAAGATGTCGAAGAACAAGATGTACTTCACGTCGGCGAAGGCCGAACGCGAACTCGGTTACCGCGCTCGCCCGTATCGCGACGGGCTGCGCGATGCGCTCGACTGGTTCCGCGAGGCAGGCTACCTGAAGCGCTGA
- a CDS encoding glycosyltransferase translates to MTLQIVFGLSCLSLIIWCVLLFARGGFWRATPAGPLPASARGEGDWPAVAVVVPARNEVDVIGEAVSSLVGQDYAGAFHVIVVDDHSTDGTADAARAAALAAQRADRLTVLGAQPLPPGWSGKVWAQSQGIAAVRTLGLPADYLLLTDADIGHPADAVAQLVTRAQAEGRDLVSLMVRLRCDSFWEKALIPAFVFFFAKLYPFSWINNTRRKTAGAAGGCMLVRRAALEEAGGIESIRGALIDDCSLAAQIKHRGGRHHPIRLDLADRSVSLRPYDSWRDIWNMIARTAFTQLRYSPLLLAGTLLGMSIIYLLPPLAALAYGARAWPAWLAWAAMSAAYAPMLAYYRRSLLWAPALPLVALFYNGATFASAWRYWRGKGGQWKARVQAPVER, encoded by the coding sequence ATGACGCTGCAGATCGTATTTGGCCTTTCGTGCCTGTCCCTGATTATCTGGTGCGTGCTGCTGTTCGCGCGCGGCGGCTTCTGGCGCGCCACGCCGGCCGGGCCGCTGCCCGCCTCGGCGCGCGGTGAGGGCGACTGGCCGGCGGTGGCGGTGGTGGTGCCGGCGCGCAACGAGGTCGACGTGATCGGCGAGGCGGTGAGCTCGCTGGTCGGGCAGGATTACGCGGGTGCCTTCCATGTGATCGTGGTCGACGACCACAGCACCGACGGCACGGCGGACGCCGCGCGCGCGGCCGCGCTGGCCGCGCAGCGCGCCGACCGGCTCACGGTGCTGGGCGCGCAGCCGCTGCCGCCGGGCTGGTCGGGCAAGGTCTGGGCGCAGTCGCAGGGGATCGCTGCGGTGCGCACGCTGGGCCTGCCGGCCGACTACCTGCTGCTGACCGACGCCGACATCGGCCATCCCGCCGACGCGGTGGCCCAACTGGTCACGCGCGCCCAGGCCGAAGGCCGCGACCTGGTCTCGCTGATGGTGCGGCTGCGCTGCGACTCGTTCTGGGAAAAGGCGCTGATCCCGGCCTTCGTGTTCTTCTTCGCCAAGCTCTATCCGTTCTCGTGGATCAACAACACGCGCCGCAAGACCGCCGGCGCGGCGGGCGGCTGCATGCTGGTGCGGCGCGCGGCGCTGGAGGAGGCGGGCGGCATCGAGTCGATCCGCGGCGCGCTGATCGACGACTGCAGCCTGGCCGCGCAGATCAAGCATCGCGGCGGCCGGCATCATCCGATCCGCCTGGACCTGGCCGATCGCAGCGTGTCGCTGCGGCCCTACGATAGCTGGCGCGATATCTGGAACATGATCGCGCGCACCGCCTTCACGCAGCTGCGCTACTCGCCGCTGCTGCTGGCCGGCACCTTGCTGGGCATGTCGATCATCTACCTGTTGCCGCCGCTGGCCGCGCTCGCCTACGGCGCGCGGGCCTGGCCGGCGTGGCTGGCCTGGGCGGCGATGAGCGCGGCCTACGCGCCGATGCTGGCCTACTACCGGCGCTCGCTGCTGTGGGCGCCGGCGCTGCCGCTGGTGGCGCTGTTCTACAACGGCGCGACCTTCGCCTCGGCCTGGCGCTACTGGCGCGGCAAGGGCGGCCAGTGGAAGGCGCGCGTGCAGGCGCCGGTGGAGCGCTGA
- the ispH gene encoding 4-hydroxy-3-methylbut-2-enyl diphosphate reductase, translated as MRVILAQPRGFCAGVVRAIEIVDRALLQHGAPVYVRHEIVHNRHVVDNLRNKGAKFVEELDEVPHGAVAIFSAHGVAQAVEKDAEARGLDVLDATCPLVTKVHVQGRQYVSAGRRLILIGHAGHPEVEGTVGQIPGEVILVQSEAEVARLELPIDTPVAYVTQTTLSVDDTRGIIEALTRKFTDIVGPDTRDICYATQNRQAAVRELSSQVDVLVVVGATNSSNSNRLREIGTESGVPSYLVADGSEIRAEWFANAQTVGLTAGASAPEEMVEDVIAALRALGPVEVVTMAGREEKVEFKLPAKLTQAVAREV; from the coding sequence ATGCGAGTTATTCTTGCCCAACCCCGGGGCTTCTGTGCGGGCGTGGTGCGAGCGATCGAGATTGTCGACCGCGCGCTGCTGCAGCACGGCGCGCCCGTCTACGTCAGGCACGAGATTGTTCACAATCGCCATGTCGTGGACAACCTGCGCAACAAGGGGGCGAAATTCGTCGAGGAACTCGACGAGGTGCCGCATGGCGCCGTCGCGATCTTCAGCGCGCACGGCGTCGCGCAGGCGGTGGAGAAGGATGCCGAGGCCCGCGGCCTCGACGTGCTCGACGCCACCTGCCCGCTGGTCACCAAGGTCCATGTGCAGGGCCGCCAGTACGTGTCGGCCGGCCGCCGCCTGATCCTGATCGGCCATGCCGGCCATCCGGAAGTCGAGGGCACGGTCGGGCAGATCCCGGGCGAGGTGATCCTGGTGCAGAGCGAGGCCGAGGTGGCCCGGCTCGAGTTGCCGATCGACACGCCGGTGGCCTACGTGACGCAGACCACGCTGTCGGTCGACGACACGCGCGGCATCATCGAGGCACTCACGCGCAAGTTCACCGACATCGTCGGCCCGGACACGCGCGACATCTGTTATGCCACCCAGAACCGCCAGGCCGCCGTGCGCGAGCTCAGCAGCCAGGTGGACGTGCTGGTGGTGGTCGGCGCGACCAACAGCTCGAACTCGAACCGCCTGCGCGAGATCGGCACCGAAAGCGGCGTGCCGAGCTACCTGGTGGCAGACGGTTCGGAAATCCGCGCCGAGTGGTTCGCGAATGCGCAGACGGTCGGCCTGACGGCCGGCGCGTCCGCACCCGAGGAAATGGTCGAGGACGTCATCGCCGCGCTTCGCGCGCTAGGCCCTGTCGAGGTCGTGACGATGGCGGGCCGCGAGGAAAAAGTCGAATTCAAGCTGCCGGCGAAGCTCACGCAAGCCGTAGCCCGCGAAGTTTAA
- the hpnH gene encoding adenosyl-hopene transferase HpnH has translation MSIPLLQQVRVGAYIMRNHLSGNKRYPLALMLEPLFRCNLACNGCGKIDYPDPILNQRLSVQECLEAVDEANAPIVSIAGGEPLLHRDMPEIVKGIMKRKKFVYLCTNALLMEKKMDEYEPSPYFVWSVHLDGDREMHDHAVSQEGVYDKAVAAIKEAKRRGFRVNINCTLFNDAIPERVAKFFDTLKPIGVDGITVSPGYAYERAPDQQHFLNRDKTKNLFREIFKRGDGGKRWSFSQSSLFLDFLAGNQTYKCTPWGNPARTVFGWQKPCYLVGEGYVKTFKELMETTEWDNYGVGNYEKCADCMVHCGFEATAVVDTITHPLKAFALSRKGIKTEGAFAPDIPIDKQRPAEYVFSRHVEIKLEEIKIAGKGKLQKSAKAASAA, from the coding sequence TTGTCTATTCCGCTGCTCCAGCAAGTCCGTGTCGGCGCATACATCATGCGCAACCATCTGTCCGGCAACAAACGCTACCCGCTCGCGCTGATGCTCGAGCCGCTGTTCCGCTGCAACCTGGCCTGCAACGGCTGCGGCAAGATCGACTATCCGGATCCCATCCTGAACCAGCGCCTGTCGGTGCAGGAATGCCTGGAAGCCGTCGATGAAGCGAATGCGCCGATCGTCTCGATCGCCGGCGGCGAGCCGCTGCTGCACCGTGACATGCCGGAAATCGTCAAGGGCATCATGAAGCGCAAGAAGTTCGTGTATCTCTGCACGAACGCGCTGCTGATGGAAAAGAAGATGGACGAGTACGAGCCGAGCCCGTACTTCGTCTGGTCGGTCCACCTCGACGGCGATCGCGAGATGCACGATCACGCGGTGTCGCAGGAAGGCGTGTACGACAAGGCCGTCGCGGCCATCAAGGAAGCCAAGCGCCGCGGCTTCCGCGTCAACATCAACTGCACGCTGTTCAACGACGCGATCCCCGAGCGCGTCGCCAAGTTCTTCGACACACTCAAGCCGATCGGCGTGGACGGCATCACCGTCTCGCCGGGCTACGCCTACGAGCGCGCGCCGGACCAGCAGCACTTCCTGAACCGCGACAAGACCAAGAACCTGTTCCGCGAGATCTTCAAGCGCGGCGACGGCGGCAAGCGCTGGTCCTTCAGCCAGTCCTCGCTGTTCCTGGACTTCCTGGCCGGCAACCAGACCTACAAGTGCACGCCCTGGGGCAACCCGGCGCGCACCGTGTTCGGCTGGCAAAAGCCGTGCTACCTGGTCGGCGAAGGTTACGTGAAGACCTTCAAGGAACTGATGGAAACCACCGAGTGGGACAACTACGGCGTGGGCAACTACGAGAAGTGCGCGGACTGCATGGTCCACTGCGGCTTCGAGGCCACCGCCGTGGTCGACACCATCACGCATCCGCTGAAGGCCTTCGCGCTGAGCCGCAAGGGCATCAAGACGGAAGGCGCGTTCGCCCCGGACATCCCGATCGACAAGCAGCGCCCGGCCGAGTACGTGTTCTCGCGCCACGTCGAGATCAAGCTCGAGGAGATCAAGATCGCCGGCAAGGGCAAGCTGCAGAAGTCGGCGAAGGCCGCCAGCGCGGCCTGA
- a CDS encoding MFS transporter, producing MQTDLERRVTRKLMWRIIPFVMLLYFVSFLDRVNVGFAALTMNAALGLTPTAFGLGGGLFFIGYFLFEVPSNLILSKVGARVWIARVMISWGIVSAASALVTGPASFYSVRFLLGVAEAGFFPGIIYYLAQWFPTRQRAVAAAWFMAAAPISTALGSPLSGAIMQLPPMFGLADWQLLYVIEAVPAVILGFVVLRALTDRPADARWLADEERAWLIDKLRGESDARQARVGHTIGPIAALRDPRVLALALIYFGTSAGLYTLGLWAPLIIRQYGFGSLQTGLLNAIPSVLAVVAMILWARHSDRSGERTWHVVIPCALACVGFVFAGGSGTIVGVIAALVVVNVGISAAKAPLWAMPSLFLSGSGAAAGIAMINSIGNLGGFVGPFAIGWLKGVTGGYAAGLYVVGASLALSAVLTLVLARQSRQAAPAAGAAALAAGRRER from the coding sequence ATGCAAACCGATCTCGAGCGCCGCGTCACCCGCAAGCTCATGTGGCGGATCATTCCGTTCGTGATGCTGCTCTACTTCGTCAGCTTCCTGGACCGCGTCAACGTCGGCTTCGCCGCGCTGACCATGAATGCCGCGCTGGGCCTCACGCCCACCGCCTTCGGCCTGGGCGGCGGGCTGTTCTTCATCGGCTACTTCCTGTTCGAGGTGCCGTCCAACCTGATCCTCAGCAAGGTCGGCGCGCGCGTCTGGATCGCGCGCGTGATGATCTCGTGGGGCATCGTCTCGGCGGCCTCGGCGTTGGTCACCGGGCCGGCCAGCTTCTACTCGGTGCGCTTCCTGCTCGGCGTGGCCGAGGCGGGCTTCTTCCCCGGCATCATCTACTACCTCGCGCAGTGGTTCCCGACGCGCCAGCGCGCGGTCGCGGCGGCCTGGTTCATGGCGGCCGCGCCGATCTCGACGGCGCTCGGCTCGCCGCTGTCGGGCGCGATCATGCAGTTGCCGCCGATGTTCGGCCTGGCCGACTGGCAACTGCTCTACGTGATCGAGGCGGTGCCGGCGGTGATCCTCGGCTTCGTGGTGCTGCGCGCGCTGACCGACCGGCCCGCCGACGCGCGCTGGCTGGCCGACGAGGAACGCGCCTGGCTGATCGACAAGCTCCGCGGCGAATCCGATGCGCGCCAGGCGCGCGTGGGCCACACCATCGGCCCGATCGCCGCGCTGCGCGACCCGCGCGTGCTGGCGCTCGCGCTGATCTACTTCGGCACCTCGGCGGGGCTCTACACGCTCGGGCTGTGGGCGCCGCTGATCATCCGCCAATACGGCTTCGGCAGCCTGCAGACCGGCTTGCTGAACGCGATCCCGAGCGTGCTCGCGGTGGTGGCGATGATCCTCTGGGCGCGCCATTCGGATCGCAGCGGCGAGCGTACCTGGCACGTGGTGATTCCCTGCGCGCTGGCCTGCGTCGGCTTCGTGTTCGCGGGCGGCTCGGGCACCATCGTCGGCGTGATCGCCGCGCTGGTGGTGGTCAATGTCGGCATCAGCGCCGCCAAGGCGCCGCTGTGGGCGATGCCGAGCCTGTTCCTGTCGGGCTCGGGCGCGGCGGCCGGGATCGCGATGATCAACTCGATCGGCAACCTCGGCGGTTTCGTTGGGCCGTTCGCGATCGGCTGGCTCAAGGGCGTGACGGGCGGTTACGCGGCCGGCCTCTACGTGGTGGGCGCGAGCCTCGCGCTGTCGGCGGTGCTCACCCTGGTGCTGGCCCGGCAGTCGCGGCAGGCGGCGCCGGCGGCTGGCGCGGCCGCGCTCGCGGCGGGGCGGCGCGAGCGCTGA
- a CDS encoding tartrate dehydrogenase — MKTYRIATIPGDGIGKEVIPAGRRVLEALAAAAAGFRFDFEDFDWGADYYRQHGVMMPADGLDALRDKDAILFGSAGDPDVPDHITLWGLRLKICQGFDQYANVRPTRILPGIDAPLKRCGPGDLDWVIVRENSEGEYAGVGGRVHQGHPIEAATDVSMMTRAGVERIMRFAFRLAQSRPRKLLTVITKSNAQRHAMVMWDEIAAQVAREFPDVKWDKELVDASTARMINRPASLDTIVATNLHADILSDLAAALAGSLGIAPTGNIDPERRYPSMFEPIHGSAFDIMGKGIANPIGTFWSVVMLLEHLGEPEAAARVMRAVEAVTANPALHTGDLGGQARTEQVTEAVCALVAHGAAVAA, encoded by the coding sequence ATGAAGACCTACCGGATTGCCACCATTCCCGGCGACGGCATCGGCAAGGAAGTGATTCCCGCCGGCCGCCGCGTGCTCGAGGCGCTGGCCGCCGCCGCCGCCGGCTTTCGCTTCGACTTCGAGGATTTCGACTGGGGCGCCGACTACTACCGCCAGCACGGCGTGATGATGCCGGCCGACGGCCTCGACGCGCTGCGCGACAAGGACGCGATCCTGTTCGGCTCGGCCGGCGACCCCGACGTGCCCGACCACATCACGCTGTGGGGCCTGCGCCTGAAGATCTGCCAGGGCTTCGACCAATACGCCAACGTGCGGCCGACGCGGATCCTGCCCGGCATCGACGCGCCGCTCAAGCGCTGCGGCCCGGGCGACCTCGACTGGGTGATCGTGCGCGAGAACTCGGAAGGCGAATACGCAGGCGTGGGCGGGCGCGTGCACCAGGGCCACCCGATCGAGGCGGCCACCGACGTGTCGATGATGACGCGCGCCGGCGTCGAGCGGATCATGCGCTTCGCGTTCCGGCTCGCGCAGTCGCGGCCGCGCAAGCTGCTGACGGTGATCACCAAGAGCAATGCGCAGCGCCACGCGATGGTGATGTGGGACGAGATCGCCGCCCAGGTCGCCAGGGAATTCCCGGACGTGAAGTGGGACAAGGAGCTGGTCGACGCCTCCACGGCGCGCATGATCAACCGCCCGGCCTCGCTCGACACCATCGTCGCCACCAACCTGCACGCCGACATCCTCAGCGACCTGGCCGCCGCGCTGGCCGGCAGCCTGGGCATCGCGCCGACCGGCAACATCGATCCCGAGCGCCGTTATCCCTCGATGTTCGAGCCGATCCACGGCTCGGCCTTCGACATCATGGGCAAGGGCATCGCCAACCCGATCGGCACCTTCTGGTCGGTGGTGATGCTGCTCGAGCACCTGGGCGAGCCCGAGGCGGCCGCGCGCGTGATGCGCGCCGTCGAGGCGGTGACCGCGAACCCGGCGCTGCATACCGGCGATCTCGGCGGCCAGGCGCGCACCGAGCAGGTGACCGAGGCGGTCTGCGCGCTGGTGGCGCACGGCGCGGCGGTGGCCGCCTGA
- a CDS encoding LysR substrate-binding domain-containing protein produces the protein MNDAVQPADLAFFSTLAASGSLSAAARELGLTPAAVSKRLAQMEQRAGVALVNRTTRRMALTPEGEVYLERARRILDEIEQLGELLSRSNDRPRGLLRVNATLGFGRSAVGPAISRYARRYPEVEVQLQLSVTPPPLTDDSFDVCIRFGEPPDTRVVARRLAPNRRLLCASPAYLAERGMPRKPADLARHNCIGIRQGDEAYGVWRLTQARGAARATEAVRIGGSLTTNDGEIAVKWALDGHGILMRAEWDIHDYLADGRLVLVLPGYETPAADIYAVYPRRLQMSARVRSFVDFIAGEFAQPRVLSVPGAAPGARARTAGDTPAAARDAATPDRPPKRRRPAR, from the coding sequence GTGAACGATGCCGTCCAGCCCGCTGATCTCGCCTTCTTCTCGACGCTGGCCGCCTCCGGCAGCCTCAGCGCCGCCGCGCGCGAGCTGGGCCTGACGCCGGCCGCGGTCAGCAAGCGGCTGGCGCAGATGGAGCAGCGCGCCGGCGTCGCGCTGGTCAACCGCACCACCCGGCGCATGGCGCTCACGCCCGAGGGCGAGGTCTACCTGGAACGCGCGCGGCGCATCCTCGACGAGATAGAGCAACTGGGCGAGCTGCTGTCGCGCTCGAACGACCGGCCGCGCGGCCTGCTGCGCGTGAACGCCACGCTCGGCTTCGGACGCAGCGCGGTGGGCCCCGCCATCTCGCGCTACGCGCGGCGCTATCCCGAGGTAGAGGTGCAGCTGCAGTTGTCGGTCACGCCGCCGCCGCTCACCGACGACAGCTTCGACGTCTGCATCCGCTTCGGCGAGCCGCCCGACACGCGCGTGGTGGCGCGGCGCCTCGCGCCGAACCGACGGCTGCTATGCGCTTCGCCCGCCTACCTGGCCGAGCGCGGCATGCCGCGCAAGCCGGCCGACCTGGCGCGCCACAACTGCATCGGCATCCGCCAGGGCGACGAGGCCTACGGCGTCTGGCGGCTGACCCAGGCACGCGGCGCCGCGCGCGCCACCGAGGCGGTGCGCATCGGCGGCAGCCTCACCACCAACGACGGCGAGATCGCCGTCAAGTGGGCGCTCGACGGGCACGGCATCCTGATGCGCGCCGAATGGGATATCCACGACTACCTGGCCGACGGGCGCCTGGTGCTGGTGCTGCCGGGCTACGAAACGCCGGCCGCCGATATCTATGCCGTCTATCCGCGGCGCCTGCAGATGTCGGCGCGGGTGCGCAGCTTCGTGGATTTCATCGCGGGGGAGTTCGCCCAGCCGCGCGTGCTGTCGGTGCCGGGAGCCGCGCCCGGGGCGAGGGCGAGAACGGCAGGCGACACGCCGGCCGCCGCGCGCGACGCCGCAACACCGGATCGGCCGCCCAAGCGCCGTCGCCCGGCACGATAA
- a CDS encoding chromate transporter, with protein sequence MTASTPDPQRPTTLGLFLIFSRIGLTSFGGGLSGWFMREFVQDRGWLSEQEFLDGLALSQALPGVNVKNLAIWIGYRLCGWPGAIAGFCGIIFPPAVVIVLLGLLFAEITRYPIAHVALAGAAAAAIGLSLSMALTAARRLPRRVVPYAVFAATFVAVAVFKVPVLWTVLTAGVLNVGYEYRRLRRGGGD encoded by the coding sequence ATGACAGCCAGCACGCCCGACCCGCAGCGGCCGACCACCCTCGGCCTGTTCCTGATCTTTTCCCGCATCGGCCTGACCAGCTTCGGCGGCGGCCTGAGCGGCTGGTTCATGCGCGAGTTCGTCCAGGATCGCGGCTGGCTCAGCGAGCAGGAATTCCTCGACGGCCTGGCGCTGTCGCAGGCGCTGCCCGGCGTCAACGTGAAGAACCTGGCGATCTGGATCGGCTATCGGCTGTGCGGCTGGCCCGGCGCGATCGCCGGCTTCTGCGGCATCATCTTCCCGCCCGCCGTGGTGATCGTGCTGCTCGGCCTGCTGTTCGCCGAGATCACGCGCTATCCGATCGCGCATGTCGCCCTGGCCGGCGCGGCCGCGGCCGCGATCGGCCTGTCGCTGTCGATGGCGCTCACTGCCGCGCGCCGCCTGCCGCGCCGCGTGGTGCCCTACGCGGTGTTCGCGGCCACCTTCGTGGCGGTGGCGGTATTCAAGGTGCCGGTGCTGTGGACCGTGCTGACGGCCGGCGTGCTCAACGTCGGCTACGAGTACCGGCGCCTGCGGCGCGGCGGCGGCGACTGA